From Candidatus Neomarinimicrobiota bacterium, one genomic window encodes:
- a CDS encoding cation diffusion facilitator family transporter, protein MGFTTFLVKKTTPKGVEPGTTAYRGHVGMLEGWVSIFGNFILFVVKLIFGWMVNSIALIADAFHTLSDVGTSIVVIFGFKVAQKPADKEHPFGHGRAETIATLTIAILMAVVAFEFLKGAVDRLFFSDVDIDVSKLDWLFIGVITLTAAGKAWMAHFAYQLGDLIDSDALRGDAVHHKSDVYTTVLVILALIGAYYGIPYVDGIMGVGVAIMILHAAYDIAKDAIDDLLGKPATAEFIQQISDIATSVPGARQVHDVVVHNYGDQSFISLHIEIDEATSPSVAHHIADNVEHKLAHELNAQVVTHTDPVAISGECVKKVRQIVESILATFGEQFRIQDLRIVGENPVEAILFELPVPPDCHQKIEIESALHDALAKIYPRAGVIIEFKAQMTE, encoded by the coding sequence ATGGGCTTCACCACATTCTTAGTAAAGAAAACCACTCCCAAAGGCGTTGAGCCAGGTACCACTGCCTACCGGGGTCATGTTGGTATGCTGGAAGGGTGGGTTTCCATCTTTGGTAATTTTATTTTATTTGTGGTCAAGCTGATCTTTGGCTGGATGGTGAACAGTATTGCCCTGATTGCGGATGCTTTTCACACCCTCTCTGATGTGGGAACCTCTATCGTAGTAATCTTTGGCTTTAAAGTAGCCCAGAAACCAGCTGATAAAGAACACCCTTTTGGTCATGGTCGGGCTGAAACCATTGCAACATTAACAATTGCAATTCTCATGGCCGTCGTAGCTTTTGAGTTTCTAAAGGGCGCGGTAGATCGTCTCTTCTTTTCTGATGTTGATATTGATGTAAGCAAGCTGGATTGGCTGTTTATTGGAGTAATAACCCTGACAGCAGCGGGGAAGGCCTGGATGGCTCATTTTGCTTATCAGCTGGGAGATCTTATTGATTCCGACGCCTTACGGGGTGATGCCGTTCATCATAAAAGTGATGTTTATACCACCGTCCTGGTAATCTTGGCCTTGATCGGTGCTTATTATGGGATTCCATATGTAGATGGCATCATGGGCGTGGGCGTGGCAATCATGATTCTGCACGCTGCCTATGATATTGCCAAAGACGCCATCGATGATCTCCTGGGCAAACCTGCTACAGCTGAGTTCATTCAGCAGATTAGCGATATAGCTACATCAGTGCCTGGCGCCCGACAAGTCCACGATGTGGTTGTCCATAATTATGGAGACCAGAGTTTTATCTCACTCCATATTGAGATCGATGAAGCAACCTCGCCATCAGTAGCTCATCATATTGCTGATAACGTGGAGCACAAATTGGCTCATGAACTGAATGCTCAGGTGGTTACCCATACTGACCCGGTAGCCATATCAGGTGAATGTGTTAAAAAGGTTCGTCAAATTGTTGAAAGCATTCTGGCAACATTTGGTGAGCAATTCCGGATCCAGGACCTGCGGATCGTGGGTGAAAACCCCGTAGAGGCTATTTTATTTGAATTACCGGTTCCACCAGATTGTCACCAGAAGATCGAAATTGAGTCT
- the lysF gene encoding homoaconitase: MSQNLIEKIAQKYAVDLEKDHTVQSGDFLSISPAHVMTHDNTGAVMNKFKAIGATKISNPRQPVYALDHNVQDKSEENLKKYAGIEAFAKEMGVDFYPAGRGIGHQIMCEEGYVWPGSMVVASDSHSNMYGGLGVLGTPIVRTDAAAIWATGRTWWQVPPVAKVELTGKLKPGVTGKDVIITLAGLFNHDEVLNHALEFVGDGLSSLSIDQRLTIANMTTEWGALAGVFPIDNVTYQWLEDRILFVEKRGLSGIPSDADASNGISPRMNFEHISKLKQKAPYADPDAFYAKELTLDLATVEPNIAGPDNVKTMTAAKTMEQSKLKIQKAYLVSCVNSRVEDLAEAARTIEGQKVADGVELYVAAASSEVQAESETRGDWQTLVNAGAITLPPGCGPCIGLGVGLLEENEVGISATNRNFKGRMGAKSAKAYLASPAVVVASAVAGHIVSPYEYNEAKPQGNIKTNEKPTGEAKAVSILDGFPTELKGNILFCHQDNLNTDGIYPGKYTYIDDFTPEQQAGVVMENYDTDFVNMVEKGDFLVGGFNFGTGSSREQAATALKYRGISLVMAGSFSETYKRNAINNGFMVLEAPELVKDLLEAHGRDKLTVATGITATMDFGKATLTYNGKTYTLSPVGAAAQELVLTDGLENWVKGRL; this comes from the coding sequence ATGTCACAAAATTTAATTGAGAAGATCGCCCAGAAATATGCTGTAGACCTGGAAAAAGATCACACCGTTCAGAGTGGAGATTTTTTATCTATTTCCCCAGCTCATGTTATGACCCATGATAACACCGGTGCCGTTATGAATAAGTTTAAAGCAATTGGTGCCACAAAGATATCAAATCCGCGTCAGCCGGTTTATGCCTTGGACCATAATGTTCAGGACAAGAGCGAAGAAAATCTGAAGAAGTATGCTGGCATTGAGGCTTTTGCCAAAGAAATGGGGGTTGATTTTTATCCAGCTGGTCGTGGTATTGGCCATCAGATCATGTGCGAGGAAGGCTATGTCTGGCCAGGTAGTATGGTAGTGGCTTCAGATAGTCACTCTAATATGTATGGTGGTCTTGGTGTGCTGGGGACGCCCATCGTCAGAACAGATGCCGCCGCGATCTGGGCGACAGGGAGAACCTGGTGGCAAGTCCCGCCAGTTGCCAAGGTAGAGCTCACCGGAAAGTTAAAGCCCGGTGTTACTGGAAAAGATGTTATCATCACCCTGGCCGGACTGTTCAATCATGATGAGGTGCTGAATCATGCTCTGGAATTTGTAGGTGACGGACTGTCATCGCTAAGTATTGATCAGCGATTGACCATTGCCAATATGACCACTGAATGGGGTGCTTTGGCTGGAGTGTTTCCCATTGATAATGTGACCTATCAATGGCTTGAAGATCGTATTTTGTTTGTGGAAAAAAGAGGTTTATCTGGCATCCCATCAGATGCTGATGCCTCAAACGGTATTTCTCCTCGAATGAACTTTGAGCACATTTCCAAGCTAAAACAGAAAGCTCCCTATGCTGATCCTGATGCTTTTTATGCCAAAGAATTGACGCTGGATCTAGCTACCGTTGAACCCAATATTGCTGGTCCTGATAATGTGAAAACCATGACAGCCGCCAAAACCATGGAACAGTCCAAGCTCAAGATCCAGAAAGCCTACCTGGTTTCCTGTGTCAATAGTCGGGTTGAGGATCTGGCGGAAGCAGCTCGAACGATCGAAGGACAGAAAGTGGCTGATGGGGTTGAGCTTTATGTGGCGGCTGCTTCAAGTGAAGTTCAGGCGGAGAGTGAGACTCGGGGTGACTGGCAAACCTTGGTAAATGCCGGAGCTATAACCCTGCCACCAGGATGCGGACCCTGTATCGGCCTGGGTGTTGGTCTTCTGGAGGAAAATGAAGTGGGTATCTCTGCCACCAATCGAAATTTCAAGGGACGCATGGGAGCGAAAAGCGCTAAAGCTTATCTGGCATCTCCAGCTGTTGTGGTTGCTTCAGCCGTTGCTGGACATATTGTCTCACCCTACGAATACAACGAGGCTAAACCCCAGGGCAATATCAAGACCAATGAAAAGCCGACTGGTGAGGCTAAAGCTGTTTCGATTCTGGATGGATTTCCCACAGAGTTGAAAGGGAACATCCTGTTCTGTCACCAGGATAACCTGAATACGGATGGTATCTATCCCGGAAAGTACACCTATATCGATGATTTCACGCCGGAACAACAGGCTGGTGTTGTCATGGAAAATTATGACACAGATTTTGTTAATATGGTTGAAAAAGGTGACTTCCTGGTGGGTGGTTTCAATTTTGGAACTGGTAGTTCACGGGAACAGGCTGCTACTGCCTTAAAATATCGGGGAATCTCCCTGGTGATGGCGGGTTCATTCAGTGAAACCTATAAACGGAACGCCATTAACAATGGGTTTATGGTTCTGGAAGCTCCTGAATTGGTCAAAGATCTGTTGGAAGCTCATGGTCGCGATAAACTCACTGTTGCTACGGGAATTACAGCCACCATGGATTTTGGAAAAGCAACTTTAACTTATAATGGCAAGACCTATACATTAAGTCCGGTTGGTGCTGCTGCCCAGGAACTGGTGTTGACTGACGGCCTGGAGAACTGGGTAAAAGGCAGGTTATAA
- a CDS encoding ATP-binding protein, whose translation MVRRYLQEKITASFSRGKAIVLMGARQVGKTTLAKTISTQVGLKTLWLNGDEPDVRKLLTNTTSTQLKSLIGSHELLVIDEAQRITNIGLTLKLIVDEIPSVQVVATGSSSFELADRISEPLTGRKDVFYLFPLSYQELCGHTNVLDESRNLEHRMIFGSYPDVINNPGEEINILSQLSDSYLYKDLFAYDKLKKPEILEKLLQALALQLGQQVSYNELGQVIGADNQTVERYIYLLEKSYVIFRLGSFSRNLRNELKRSRKIYFLDNGIRNAVIKNYAPLALRSDTGALWENYLLSERLKANQYSRRWVNSYFWRTRSQQEIDYLEERDGQLAAYEFKWNPKKKAQIPPMFSKAYPQAAFQVITRDNYTEFIQT comes from the coding sequence ATGGTCAGAAGGTACCTACAAGAGAAAATAACAGCTTCTTTTTCCCGAGGCAAAGCCATCGTATTAATGGGGGCTAGACAAGTAGGTAAAACCACTTTGGCAAAAACGATTTCTACCCAAGTTGGTCTCAAAACTCTATGGTTAAACGGGGATGAACCTGATGTACGAAAGTTGCTTACAAATACGACTTCAACTCAATTAAAAAGCTTGATTGGCTCTCACGAGCTTCTGGTTATAGATGAAGCGCAAAGAATCACAAATATCGGTCTTACTTTAAAATTGATTGTAGATGAAATCCCCTCAGTGCAGGTTGTAGCAACGGGTTCGTCTTCTTTTGAACTTGCAGATAGAATTAGTGAACCCCTTACGGGCAGGAAAGATGTGTTCTATCTGTTTCCACTCTCGTATCAAGAATTGTGTGGCCATACCAATGTATTGGATGAATCAAGAAACCTTGAGCACCGGATGATCTTCGGCTCATATCCAGATGTTATCAATAATCCAGGGGAAGAGATCAATATTCTCAGCCAATTGTCAGACAGTTATCTGTATAAAGATTTGTTTGCCTATGATAAGTTAAAAAAACCGGAAATTCTGGAAAAACTGTTACAGGCTCTGGCATTACAACTTGGTCAACAGGTTAGCTACAATGAACTAGGACAGGTTATTGGTGCAGATAATCAGACGGTTGAACGCTATATTTATCTACTGGAAAAATCATATGTCATATTTCGACTAGGGTCTTTTAGTCGAAATTTAAGAAATGAGCTTAAAAGATCGCGAAAGATCTATTTTTTGGACAATGGAATACGTAATGCGGTAATAAAAAATTATGCACCCTTAGCATTGAGGTCTGATACAGGAGCATTGTGGGAAAATTATCTTTTAAGTGAACGTTTAAAAGCTAACCAATATTCAAGACGTTGGGTAAACTCATATTTTTGGCGTACTCGATCACAACAAGAGATTGATTATCTTGAGGAAAGAGATGGTCAACTTGCTGCTTATGAGTTCAAATGGAACCCGAAAAAAAAAGCTCAAATCCCACCAATGTTTTCAAAAGCATATCCCCAAGCGGCATTCCAGGTTATTACACGAGATAACTATACGGAGTTCATTCAGACATGA
- the sppA gene encoding signal peptide peptidase SppA — protein sequence MFRIVIMVLFGANLLFGQIQFTLPSVAAVDDPLAVKYNPAGLAFNEHTETMMFGHFDGSSFTKDFAYYSQNKATGFGYQWDVVSAKNIWSFGQGIKINESHAIGFSYSYDDSKWGEGRFDVAWMHRPLPLLAVGASLQNAWSGMDEFVKLNSGVAFQNRNGRWGAGFEFGVVRDDSGSELDYVTSQAVSFFVEPVEGLRVNAFADLNNTSSVGISLSFLMPDFGVESHGVSDKMNSQTIGFRTTVNPYRSVFDKKPVKKDEKTYIRIKLDGLLIEEPEVKKPNIPFKIDLNIPFIGESVVYGKQLKKFIDQIQEYTDDPDIHGMVIDLGHFRGGFSKISEARLAFQRFHDAGKQIIVYSKFGLSNPTTYLLSMADEIYIHEMAGVDLRGLAMEVTFFRGLLDTLSIVPEVWRVSPFKTAADPFLQDKMSEAMRTNYSQLLQSVYDQFVAGIAAGKDWSEEQTIEVINSGPYMLLEDAIAAELITGSMYPDEFDDYIKDLNDGKITIIKPKKRKDVSPYQYAWRDDKVKNKIAVIYAVGGIVSGKSKPGPSGSKNMGDETIAGAIKAAREDKSIKAIVLRIDSGGGSALASDIMWREVLKATETDSANIKPFIASMSDVAASGGYYIACQADSIIAYPSTITGSIGVIGMRLNFSQLKERFGIHAEGIKMGDHADFGSGSRLATDEEDEMILASINDVYIKFKERVLKGRDALDDIERLDSLALGRVWTGTDAKEYGLIDEVGGYYDAIELAKHAAGITGDVEIVELPNYQSKMDFKKLIGGDASIDLVSMQVLESIKVMDIIPILEGGEIQMIMPVKIDIK from the coding sequence GTGGGATGTGGTTTCCGCAAAAAACATCTGGAGCTTTGGTCAGGGAATAAAGATTAACGAATCTCACGCTATTGGATTTAGCTATTCATATGATGATTCGAAGTGGGGAGAAGGACGCTTTGATGTGGCCTGGATGCATCGTCCGCTGCCCCTGCTGGCAGTTGGCGCCAGCCTGCAGAATGCCTGGTCAGGAATGGATGAATTCGTCAAACTGAATAGTGGTGTTGCTTTTCAAAACCGGAATGGTCGCTGGGGTGCCGGCTTTGAGTTTGGAGTTGTCCGAGACGATTCCGGTTCAGAATTAGACTATGTAACCAGTCAAGCCGTGAGCTTTTTTGTAGAACCAGTGGAAGGTTTGCGGGTAAATGCATTCGCTGACTTGAATAACACAAGTAGCGTTGGCATATCCTTAAGTTTTCTCATGCCGGACTTCGGTGTTGAAAGCCATGGTGTCTCTGATAAGATGAACTCTCAAACCATTGGTTTCAGGACAACGGTCAATCCCTATCGTTCTGTTTTTGATAAAAAACCAGTCAAAAAAGATGAAAAGACCTACATCAGAATAAAACTGGATGGATTACTCATTGAAGAACCTGAAGTAAAAAAACCCAATATCCCATTCAAGATCGATCTGAATATTCCCTTTATTGGTGAATCGGTGGTCTATGGCAAACAGCTAAAAAAATTCATCGATCAAATACAGGAATATACGGATGATCCTGATATCCACGGAATGGTCATCGATCTGGGACATTTCAGAGGTGGTTTTAGCAAAATATCTGAAGCCCGCTTAGCTTTTCAACGTTTTCATGATGCGGGTAAGCAGATCATTGTTTATAGCAAATTCGGCCTGTCGAATCCCACCACATATTTGCTGTCAATGGCTGATGAGATTTATATTCACGAAATGGCAGGTGTTGATCTACGAGGCCTGGCAATGGAAGTGACCTTCTTTCGCGGATTACTCGACACCCTTTCAATTGTCCCGGAAGTTTGGCGGGTGAGTCCCTTTAAAACAGCCGCAGACCCCTTTCTACAGGATAAAATGTCTGAAGCCATGCGCACAAATTATTCTCAGTTGCTCCAGAGTGTCTATGATCAGTTTGTGGCCGGTATTGCAGCAGGTAAAGATTGGTCCGAGGAGCAAACTATAGAGGTGATCAATAGTGGCCCCTACATGTTGCTAGAGGATGCTATCGCTGCTGAATTGATCACTGGAAGTATGTATCCAGATGAGTTTGATGATTACATCAAAGATCTGAACGATGGAAAAATAACCATTATTAAACCTAAAAAGAGAAAAGATGTTTCGCCTTATCAGTATGCCTGGCGTGATGATAAGGTTAAAAATAAAATAGCTGTGATCTATGCTGTTGGCGGGATTGTCAGTGGCAAAAGCAAGCCGGGTCCTTCTGGATCAAAGAATATGGGTGATGAAACTATTGCTGGAGCTATCAAAGCAGCCCGTGAAGACAAAAGTATAAAAGCGATTGTCTTGCGGATCGATAGTGGCGGTGGTTCTGCCCTGGCTTCTGATATTATGTGGCGCGAAGTGCTTAAAGCTACGGAAACAGACTCAGCCAATATCAAACCCTTTATTGCTTCCATGTCTGATGTGGCCGCCTCAGGTGGCTATTACATTGCTTGCCAGGCCGATAGTATTATTGCCTATCCGTCTACAATTACAGGCTCTATTGGGGTTATCGGGATGCGTTTAAACTTCTCTCAGCTAAAAGAGCGGTTCGGGATTCACGCTGAAGGCATTAAAATGGGTGACCATGCTGATTTTGGCAGCGGTAGTCGTCTGGCTACAGATGAAGAAGATGAGATGATTTTGGCTTCCATCAATGATGTCTACATCAAATTCAAGGAACGTGTTCTTAAAGGACGGGATGCTCTTGATGACATAGAGCGCCTGGATAGTCTTGCCCTTGGTCGAGTTTGGACGGGGACAGATGCGAAGGAATATGGTCTTATTGATGAAGTCGGTGGTTATTACGATGCCATTGAATTGGCCAAGCATGCAGCTGGTATCACTGGCGATGTTGAGATCGTTGAATTGCCTAATTATCAATCCAAAATGGATTTCAAAAAATTAATAGGCGGGGATGCCAGTATTGACCTGGTCTCGATGCAGGTTCTGGAATCGATCAAGGTCATGGATATTATTCCCATCCTTGAAGGAGGCGAGATTCAAATGATCATGCCAGTTAAGATCGACATTAAATAA